A region from the Marinobacter sp. SS13-12 genome encodes:
- a CDS encoding HlyD family efflux transporter periplasmic adaptor subunit: MKKRFIPLLILAIGIAGFVLLKVTRPEPETASARERSWLVEVMTVEPGTHTPVLPLYGQLMAPEQVTIVAPLAGRIGSRPVREGQRVTKGELLVALDEADVRPLVAQAEADVKDLQAQLASEQVRHANDREALEGEKAILSNAKRQFERTQSLVSRNLSSQEDLDAASDALARARLTVTARQRAVDEHPSRLQSLEARLARAQAALASARRDAGRATVTAPFDGIVTDIQVAEGDRISQNARLLSVYPDQGLELRARVPDVFRQELLDALDAGEELQAETENGRHRFVLSRFAGTSDPAGTEAILILSGEAGGLRPGGLLPVTLERPPRQDAIAIPYSALYGSDSVYRMTNDSRMQRVTVKRLGEARGSNGERYVLVSAEGLDAGDSLITTHLPNAMTGLKVELAGGAQEAGE; the protein is encoded by the coding sequence ATGAAAAAACGCTTTATTCCCCTGCTCATACTTGCCATCGGTATTGCCGGCTTCGTTCTGCTGAAAGTTACCCGGCCAGAGCCGGAAACGGCCAGCGCCCGGGAGCGTAGCTGGCTGGTTGAAGTGATGACCGTGGAGCCCGGTACCCACACACCCGTGCTGCCCCTCTATGGTCAGCTTATGGCGCCGGAACAGGTAACCATTGTCGCGCCCCTGGCAGGGCGAATTGGAAGCCGGCCGGTGCGGGAGGGGCAGCGCGTGACCAAGGGCGAGCTTCTGGTCGCTCTGGATGAAGCGGATGTCAGGCCGCTGGTTGCTCAGGCAGAGGCGGATGTAAAAGATCTCCAGGCCCAACTGGCCTCGGAACAGGTGCGTCATGCCAATGACCGCGAGGCGCTGGAGGGAGAAAAAGCCATTCTGAGCAACGCCAAACGCCAGTTTGAGCGAACACAGTCCCTGGTCAGCCGCAACCTGTCCTCTCAGGAAGACCTGGATGCCGCCTCGGATGCCCTGGCACGGGCCCGCCTCACGGTTACCGCCCGGCAGCGGGCAGTAGACGAACACCCCTCCCGGCTGCAAAGTCTGGAAGCCAGGCTTGCCCGGGCCCAGGCAGCATTGGCTTCCGCGCGCCGGGACGCCGGGAGAGCGACAGTGACTGCTCCTTTCGACGGTATTGTGACGGATATTCAGGTGGCCGAGGGTGACCGGATTTCGCAAAACGCCCGGCTGCTTTCCGTCTACCCGGACCAGGGGCTGGAGCTGAGGGCCAGGGTGCCGGATGTCTTCCGGCAGGAGTTGCTGGATGCCCTGGACGCCGGTGAGGAACTGCAGGCGGAAACCGAAAATGGCCGGCACCGTTTTGTCCTGTCCCGCTTCGCCGGTACCAGTGATCCTGCGGGCACCGAGGCGATACTGATATTGAGCGGCGAGGCCGGTGGCCTGCGTCCGGGTGGGTTGCTCCCGGTTACGCTGGAACGGCCGCCGAGGCAAGACGCCATTGCCATCCCCTACAGTGCCCTCTATGGCAGTGACAGCGTGTACCGGATGACCAATGACTCCCGTATGCAGCGTGTCACGGTGAAACGCCTGGGGGAGGCCAGAGGTTCGAACGGCGAGCGCTATGTGCTGGTGTCGGCTGAGGGGCTGGACGCCGGCGACTCCCTGATTACCACCCATCTTCCCAATGCCATGACGGGCCTGAAAGTGGAGCTTGCGGGCGGCGCGCAGGAGGCGGGCGAATGA
- a CDS encoding GGDEF domain-containing protein, protein MDSYKDPLKELARPYRKAVLKALLVLCVIGATLFSSMNLLKGSYPLAFVEIAMGIYSIVVYRAIRNTRHLERWIIAYLIPFFTALVFAMATPRATSAVHAWVLLIPIISHLLMGRRLGLAVSVFYMGIAAVIFVYRHLDQPDMMQALPITNIAVISLCILVFSHVYEVTRETSERQLMKLAQTDPLTGLANRARLNDVFEQEKQRARRYSSPVSVLILDLDHFKDVNDNHGHETGDLTLQHVARIFRQCLRATDVAARLGGEEFGILLSNTNSRQAMEVAEKIRIAVASTPLTVANNVIRVTLSGGVAELGTDGDTLRELVREADIRLYKAKEDGRNRIIPALSPSTATART, encoded by the coding sequence ATGGACAGCTACAAAGACCCCCTGAAAGAACTGGCGCGGCCTTACCGCAAGGCGGTACTGAAGGCATTGCTGGTGCTGTGCGTCATTGGCGCGACACTGTTCTCGTCGATGAATCTCCTGAAAGGCAGTTATCCGCTGGCCTTTGTGGAAATCGCAATGGGCATCTATTCCATTGTTGTTTATCGGGCGATCCGCAACACCCGGCATCTGGAACGCTGGATCATCGCCTATCTGATTCCATTTTTCACCGCATTGGTGTTCGCAATGGCGACCCCGCGGGCCACTTCTGCTGTCCACGCCTGGGTGCTGCTGATACCAATTATCTCGCACCTGCTGATGGGACGTCGTCTCGGGCTCGCCGTTTCCGTTTTCTACATGGGAATAGCCGCAGTGATTTTCGTGTACAGGCATCTGGATCAGCCCGACATGATGCAGGCTCTTCCGATTACCAACATCGCGGTTATCTCCCTGTGTATTCTGGTGTTTTCACACGTATACGAAGTTACCCGTGAAACCTCCGAACGCCAGCTCATGAAACTCGCCCAGACTGACCCGCTAACCGGTCTTGCCAACCGGGCCCGGCTCAACGATGTTTTTGAGCAGGAGAAACAACGGGCGCGACGATACAGCTCTCCGGTGTCTGTCCTGATTCTCGATCTGGATCACTTCAAAGATGTTAACGACAACCATGGCCACGAAACCGGTGACCTGACGCTGCAACACGTTGCGCGTATTTTCCGGCAATGCCTGCGCGCCACCGATGTGGCCGCACGCCTGGGGGGCGAGGAATTCGGCATTCTGCTCAGCAACACCAACAGCCGGCAGGCTATGGAAGTAGCTGAAAAAATCCGCATAGCCGTTGCGTCCACCCCCCTGACCGTCGCCAACAATGTGATTCGAGTGACGCTCAGCGGCGGCGTTGCAGAACTTGGCACCGATGGCGACACCCTGCGGGAGCTGGTCCGCGAGGCAGATATCCGCCTTTACAAGGCCAAAGAGGACGGGCGTAACCGGATAATCCCCGCGCTTTCCCCATCAACCGCCACAGCCCGGACCTGA
- a CDS encoding efflux RND transporter permease subunit produces the protein MSRELPPVGPSGAIARVFQNNHLTPLLAILAIILGILAVVVTPKEEEPQIDVTMADIMVAFPGASTREVESAIATPAEQVMSEIQGVEHVYSVSRQGQAVITVQFEVGIPRQEALVRLYNQVYSNQDWLPANLGATQPVIKPKGIDDVPVMTLTLYDPVNGHTGEELTRLAHMLEVALKRVPGTRDVYTTGGIPDRVDIRFDPALLAGFNLTIDDLRNALAAANTSSQEARITRDNLSIPVQAGTLLKSVEDVRRLVVGMHNGSAVYLEDVADISRGGTVADQSVMTGFGPAHEAGEAGQPGDVYPAVTLAIAKKPGENAVNITTAIEERLERLRNRALPVGVEVLVTRDYGATASQKARKLITDLISATLCVVLLVLVAMGWRQALIVGLAVLITLLLTLVFSWAWGFTLNRVSLFALIFSIGILVDDGIVITENINRRIQNSRWPVKDIIPVAVDEVGTPTIMASLTIMAALIPMAFVSGLMGPYMSPIPINASAGMVLSQIVAFVVAPWLAFRLLKHKKGELAAEADEASSSADGVSPLSLRIFRTVLDPFLGDHPWRRRLLGLGVVGLTIAAASLPVFLAVILKMLPFDNKSELQVVVDMPERTPMEQTQRVLMEMGSYLETVGEVANWQTYAGTASPINFNGLVRQYYLRSDPYQGDIQINLSHEDNRDRQSHDIAQSLRAPLTEIGDRYGASVKIVEVPPGPPVLSPVVAEIYAVDESRRAELARLVAEGMTEIDGLVDIDTTLEAPTKQWEVVVDRDRAARLGVSQAQVVGALQTALGGTSVSFLHDDHAKYPVPIRVILGEGDKAQPSVLLSLNVRSRAGNLVPLASIAEVREADWMGAIYHKDLLPVTYVTADMAGETDSPLYGMFAMVDRLKQQEGAPEQYFIDQPPLPEKGTLKWDGEWQITYETFRDMGAAYSVGIFMIFVLLVAQFRSYILPLVIMAPIPLTLIGIMPGHALLGREFTATSMIGMIALAGIIVRNSILLVVFIRQLIEEGVELDEAVVLAGAVRIKPIALTAISAMVGAYFILNDPIFNGLAISLIFGLAMSTLLTVVVVPLLYYTLARCRWV, from the coding sequence GTGAGCCGGGAACTGCCGCCCGTTGGGCCATCCGGTGCCATTGCCCGGGTTTTCCAGAACAACCACCTCACCCCGTTGCTTGCCATTCTGGCCATTATTCTGGGCATTCTCGCCGTGGTGGTCACCCCGAAAGAGGAAGAACCCCAGATTGACGTCACCATGGCCGACATCATGGTGGCGTTTCCCGGGGCCAGCACCCGCGAGGTGGAAAGCGCCATAGCCACGCCCGCCGAACAGGTAATGAGCGAGATCCAGGGCGTGGAGCATGTCTATTCGGTGTCGCGACAGGGCCAGGCGGTCATCACCGTTCAGTTCGAAGTGGGCATTCCGCGCCAGGAAGCGCTGGTGCGGTTGTACAACCAGGTCTATTCCAACCAGGACTGGTTGCCAGCCAACCTGGGTGCGACCCAGCCGGTCATCAAACCCAAGGGGATTGATGATGTTCCGGTGATGACCCTGACGCTCTACGATCCGGTCAACGGACACACCGGTGAGGAGCTTACCCGCCTGGCTCATATGCTGGAAGTGGCGCTGAAGCGGGTTCCGGGTACGCGGGATGTTTACACGACCGGGGGTATTCCTGACCGGGTCGATATCCGTTTTGACCCGGCGTTGCTGGCCGGCTTCAACCTGACCATCGACGATTTGCGTAACGCGCTGGCCGCTGCCAACACCAGCAGTCAGGAGGCCCGGATTACCCGGGATAACCTGTCCATTCCGGTTCAGGCCGGCACCCTGCTGAAATCGGTAGAGGATGTTCGTCGCCTGGTGGTGGGCATGCACAATGGCTCGGCGGTGTACCTGGAGGATGTAGCTGACATCAGCCGCGGCGGTACCGTGGCCGACCAGAGCGTGATGACCGGCTTCGGGCCGGCACACGAGGCCGGGGAAGCAGGCCAGCCCGGCGACGTGTATCCCGCAGTCACCCTGGCTATCGCCAAGAAACCCGGTGAAAACGCCGTCAATATCACTACCGCCATTGAAGAACGGTTGGAGCGGTTGCGCAATCGGGCCTTGCCAGTGGGTGTGGAAGTGCTGGTTACCCGTGACTACGGCGCCACAGCCTCCCAGAAAGCCCGCAAGCTGATTACCGATCTTATTTCCGCCACCCTGTGCGTGGTGCTGCTGGTATTGGTAGCCATGGGCTGGCGCCAGGCCCTCATTGTGGGTCTGGCCGTTCTGATTACCCTGTTGCTGACCCTGGTGTTTTCCTGGGCCTGGGGTTTTACCCTCAACCGGGTATCGCTGTTTGCGCTGATTTTCTCCATCGGCATATTGGTGGATGACGGCATCGTGATCACCGAGAACATCAACCGCCGGATCCAGAACTCCCGGTGGCCGGTGAAGGACATCATTCCGGTGGCGGTAGACGAGGTCGGAACGCCCACCATTATGGCGAGCCTGACCATCATGGCAGCGCTGATTCCAATGGCCTTTGTCAGTGGTCTGATGGGGCCCTACATGAGCCCGATTCCGATCAATGCCTCGGCGGGTATGGTGCTGTCCCAGATTGTGGCTTTTGTCGTCGCGCCCTGGCTGGCATTCCGGTTGCTGAAACACAAGAAGGGTGAGCTGGCCGCAGAAGCGGATGAGGCGTCCAGTTCTGCCGATGGTGTCAGCCCGCTGTCTCTGCGCATCTTCCGCACGGTGCTGGACCCGTTCCTCGGTGATCATCCCTGGCGCCGTCGCCTGCTCGGGCTGGGCGTGGTCGGACTGACCATTGCGGCTGCGTCATTGCCGGTGTTCCTGGCGGTTATTCTGAAAATGCTGCCATTCGACAACAAGTCCGAGCTGCAGGTGGTCGTGGACATGCCGGAGCGCACGCCGATGGAGCAGACCCAGCGGGTGCTGATGGAAATGGGCAGCTACCTGGAAACGGTCGGGGAAGTGGCCAACTGGCAGACTTACGCCGGCACAGCATCCCCCATCAATTTTAACGGCCTGGTACGCCAGTATTATCTGCGCAGCGACCCCTATCAGGGGGACATCCAGATCAATCTGAGCCACGAGGACAACCGGGACCGCCAATCCCATGACATCGCCCAGTCCTTGCGGGCGCCGCTTACGGAGATTGGTGACAGGTACGGTGCCAGCGTGAAGATTGTGGAGGTGCCGCCGGGGCCGCCGGTGTTGTCTCCGGTGGTGGCCGAGATCTACGCCGTGGATGAATCCCGACGGGCAGAGCTGGCGCGCCTGGTGGCAGAGGGTATGACAGAGATTGACGGGCTGGTGGATATAGACACCACCCTGGAGGCGCCGACGAAGCAGTGGGAAGTCGTGGTGGACCGGGATCGCGCAGCACGGCTCGGGGTATCGCAGGCCCAGGTGGTCGGTGCCTTGCAGACGGCCCTCGGCGGAACCAGCGTCAGCTTCCTGCACGATGACCACGCCAAGTATCCCGTGCCCATCCGGGTCATTCTGGGGGAAGGGGATAAGGCTCAGCCCTCGGTGCTGCTGTCGCTGAATGTGCGCAGTCGTGCCGGTAACCTGGTCCCGCTGGCAAGTATCGCCGAGGTTCGGGAAGCGGACTGGATGGGGGCCATCTATCACAAGGATTTGCTGCCGGTGACCTACGTCACGGCGGACATGGCGGGAGAGACCGATTCACCCTTGTACGGCATGTTTGCCATGGTGGACCGCCTGAAGCAGCAGGAGGGTGCCCCGGAGCAGTACTTTATCGATCAACCACCGCTGCCGGAAAAGGGCACCCTGAAATGGGACGGCGAGTGGCAGATTACCTACGAAACCTTCCGGGACATGGGTGCCGCCTACAGTGTGGGCATATTCATGATTTTCGTGCTGCTGGTGGCGCAGTTCCGGTCCTACATTCTGCCGCTGGTGATCATGGCGCCCATCCCGCTGACGCTGATCGGGATCATGCCCGGCCATGCCTTGCTGGGGCGTGAGTTCACCGCAACCAGCATGATTGGAATGATCGCCCTCGCCGGCATCATCGTGCGCAATTCCATCCTGCTGGTGGTGTTTATCCGCCAGCTGATTGAGGAGGGCGTGGAGCTGGACGAGGCCGTGGTACTGGCCGGGGCGGTGCGCATCAAACCCATTGCTCTGACCGCCATTTCAGCGATGGTGGGAGCCTACTTCATCCTCAACGATCCGATATTCAATGGACTGGCGATATCCCTGATTTTTGGTCTCGCCATGTCCACCTTGCTGACGGTCGTTGTGGTGCCATTGCTTTACTACACTCTGGCCCGTTGTCGTTGGGTCTGA
- a CDS encoding efflux RND transporter periplasmic adaptor subunit: protein MRHPGRLFITLLLMVPALAASQPAFEAVERRSFHETIHLDGVIEAVQQSTVSAQTSGTVQRLPFDVDDSVAAGDVIVQLEDSEQRSRLRQAQAGLEEAEAALTDARQQFDRIEAVHERGLVSRQEFDQARNNLAAARARVERASAAVSEAQEQLSYTRVVAPYGGILTERHVELGESVNPGQPLLSGLSLEQLRVVVELPQKYAELARTERQALVTLTDGRVLETGDMTFYPYANPQTHTFRLRMRLNEPNGSLFPGMLVKVGVPVASREALWVPASSLIHRSELRAVFVLDDQDRPRLRQVRTGVRDNGRLEILAGLSEGERVVTNPSGLVGSERLNLATEPGGEATP, encoded by the coding sequence ATGCGTCATCCTGGTCGCCTTTTTATCACTCTGCTGCTCATGGTGCCTGCACTGGCAGCTTCGCAACCTGCCTTTGAGGCCGTCGAGCGCCGTTCCTTTCATGAAACCATTCACCTGGACGGCGTTATCGAAGCGGTCCAGCAGAGCACCGTCTCGGCCCAGACCAGTGGCACAGTCCAGCGCCTGCCATTCGATGTCGATGACTCGGTTGCCGCCGGGGATGTGATCGTCCAACTGGAAGACAGTGAGCAGCGTTCCCGCTTGCGCCAGGCCCAGGCCGGGCTGGAAGAGGCGGAAGCGGCGCTCACGGATGCGCGGCAACAATTCGATCGCATTGAAGCTGTTCATGAGAGGGGGCTGGTGTCCCGCCAGGAATTTGATCAGGCCCGCAACAATCTGGCCGCCGCCCGGGCCAGGGTGGAGCGTGCCAGCGCAGCGGTTTCCGAGGCACAGGAGCAGCTGTCCTATACCCGGGTGGTGGCGCCCTATGGCGGCATCCTCACCGAACGTCATGTGGAGCTGGGCGAGTCCGTAAATCCTGGTCAACCGCTGCTCAGCGGGCTGTCCCTGGAACAGCTCCGGGTCGTGGTTGAGTTGCCACAGAAGTATGCGGAACTGGCACGCACCGAGCGCCAGGCCTTGGTTACCCTCACAGACGGCCGGGTGTTGGAAACCGGCGACATGACGTTCTACCCCTATGCCAATCCGCAAACCCATACGTTTCGGCTGCGGATGCGTTTGAACGAGCCCAACGGTTCCCTGTTTCCCGGCATGCTGGTGAAAGTCGGCGTACCGGTTGCCAGTCGCGAGGCCCTGTGGGTGCCGGCCAGCAGCCTGATCCATCGCAGCGAACTCAGGGCGGTGTTTGTGCTGGATGATCAGGATCGACCACGGCTGCGCCAGGTGCGTACCGGGGTGAGGGACAACGGCCGGCTTGAGATTCTGGCAGGGCTCAGTGAGGGCGAGCGGGTTGTGACCAACCCCTCCGGGCTGGTTGGCAGTGAACGACTGAATCTTGCCACCGAGCCGGGCGGGGAGGCGACTCCGTGA
- a CDS encoding TonB-dependent receptor, with translation MVIRHLARCIGLSLAGCAIIPLVQAETESADQLLIRVTEGRSAEMARLNEAAVSPEPVERLSADPSVSLSRMGGRGLDPVVRGQGRESVDVLLDGIRVEGACPNRMDPPTSRLSAALAPLLEVRTSNQTLRWGPITGGQVIATTAEPSFNGTAITGHLTVGGSDNGNGKLINGSAAVGNKSAWLRLAGGYDEADDYEDGDGNEVRTAYKNAEARVDAAWKADNGFYIEGLVSRQEERDVKYAGSGMDAPKTDTDILRLELGAPVGNGDWNLLAWQADVDHIMDNFSLRDATMKMLTASETETRGLRLTLDQSPDARTDWAIGADVETNNWYAERFGGASLVSLTSVLWPDVDRDRFGVFAERFYRVTPAFRFGGGVRYDRVEMSAAASGKVFGSGMMAMSAADAYRSIYGTTSIDVADDNVSGFISSDWRFSPIQSMVVTASHSVRSPGVTERYIASWNNMDPSRRWVGNPALDTEKHHKLELALPGRSNGWHWRPAVWVDQVDDFVLRTRNQDQVSVYRNIDARLLGVEAQLGWSNGSWSANSSLASVRGENRDDNKSLPQIPPVQFIQTLVWQHRGHAVEAEWVLARRQDRIDPQSGQDAGTSPGYGVFNLSGSHPLVDYLSVSWAVDNLFDNTWAPHVSRANTDPFNPEAVRVNEPGRTLRAALTARW, from the coding sequence ATGGTAATCAGACACCTGGCTCGTTGTATCGGCCTGAGCCTGGCCGGTTGTGCCATCATCCCGTTGGTTCAGGCAGAAACCGAATCAGCGGACCAGCTGTTGATCCGGGTTACTGAGGGCCGTTCGGCGGAAATGGCCCGGTTGAACGAGGCGGCGGTGTCGCCCGAGCCTGTGGAGCGCCTCTCCGCTGACCCTTCGGTGTCTCTCTCCCGCATGGGTGGCCGGGGCCTGGATCCGGTGGTCCGAGGCCAGGGCCGGGAGAGTGTGGATGTGCTTCTGGATGGCATACGGGTGGAAGGGGCCTGCCCCAATCGCATGGACCCGCCAACCAGTCGCCTGAGTGCAGCGCTGGCGCCATTACTGGAGGTCCGTACCAGCAATCAGACCCTGCGCTGGGGCCCCATTACTGGTGGGCAGGTGATCGCAACCACCGCCGAGCCATCTTTCAATGGCACCGCTATAACGGGCCACCTGACTGTGGGCGGCTCAGACAACGGCAATGGCAAACTGATCAACGGCAGTGCCGCTGTTGGCAACAAGAGTGCGTGGCTAAGGCTGGCGGGCGGTTACGACGAGGCCGACGATTATGAGGATGGCGACGGCAATGAGGTTCGCACTGCTTACAAAAACGCTGAAGCTCGGGTTGATGCGGCGTGGAAAGCGGACAACGGTTTCTATATCGAGGGGCTGGTGAGTCGTCAGGAGGAGCGGGACGTGAAATACGCCGGTTCCGGCATGGACGCGCCGAAAACGGATACAGACATCCTGCGCCTGGAACTGGGCGCACCGGTGGGCAACGGGGACTGGAACCTGCTCGCCTGGCAGGCAGATGTGGATCACATCATGGACAACTTCAGTCTCCGTGACGCCACCATGAAAATGCTCACTGCTTCCGAGACTGAAACCCGAGGCCTGCGGCTGACCCTGGACCAGAGCCCCGATGCCAGAACCGACTGGGCCATTGGTGCGGATGTTGAAACCAACAACTGGTACGCGGAGCGTTTCGGCGGCGCCAGTCTTGTCAGCCTTACCTCGGTTCTCTGGCCCGATGTGGACCGGGACCGGTTCGGAGTCTTTGCCGAACGATTTTACCGCGTAACACCTGCGTTCAGGTTCGGCGGGGGTGTCCGGTATGATCGTGTCGAAATGTCCGCTGCTGCCTCTGGCAAGGTTTTCGGCAGCGGCATGATGGCCATGTCAGCGGCGGATGCCTACCGGAGTATCTACGGCACCACCAGCATCGACGTTGCCGATGATAATGTCAGTGGTTTTATCAGCAGTGACTGGCGTTTCTCACCCATCCAGTCGATGGTGGTTACGGCGAGCCATAGTGTGCGGAGCCCCGGCGTGACGGAGCGTTATATTGCCAGCTGGAACAACATGGACCCTTCCCGGCGCTGGGTTGGCAATCCCGCTCTGGATACCGAGAAGCACCACAAACTTGAACTGGCTTTGCCGGGCCGGAGCAACGGCTGGCACTGGCGCCCTGCGGTGTGGGTGGATCAGGTCGATGATTTTGTCCTTCGCACCCGCAACCAGGATCAGGTCAGCGTCTACCGCAACATTGATGCCCGCCTGCTGGGTGTGGAGGCACAGTTGGGCTGGAGCAATGGCTCCTGGAGCGCCAACAGCAGCCTGGCGTCCGTCCGCGGTGAAAACCGGGACGACAACAAGTCTCTGCCACAGATTCCGCCGGTGCAGTTCATCCAGACCCTCGTCTGGCAGCATAGGGGCCATGCTGTTGAGGCGGAGTGGGTGCTGGCCCGCCGCCAGGACCGCATTGATCCCCAGTCCGGCCAGGACGCCGGCACCTCCCCCGGCTACGGCGTTTTCAACCTCTCCGGCAGCCACCCGCTGGTGGACTACCTCAGCGTTAGCTGGGCGGTGGATAACCTGTTCGATAACACCTGGGCGCCCCATGTCAGCCGGGCCAATACCGATCCATTCAATCCGGAAGCCGTAAGGGTGAATGAGCCTGGCAGAACCCTTCGTGCCGCACTGACGGCCAGGTGGTAA
- the gdhA gene encoding NADP-specific glutamate dehydrogenase, giving the protein MTAKLDEKLEPIFQDVLHRNHGESEFHQAVHEVLETLGPVLVKYPEFADKKIIQRICEPERQIIFRVPWQDDSGEIHINRAFRVEFNSALGPYKGGMRFHPSVYLGIIKFLGFEQIFKNALTGLPIGGGKGGSDFDPKGRSDDEIMRFCQSLMTELYRHLGEYTDVPAGDIGVGGREIGYLFGQYKRITNRYESGVLTGKGLEWGGSCARTEATGYGTVFFTHEMLKARGDSLDGKTVVVSGSGNVAIYAIEKAHELGAKVIACSDSGGMIVHEKGIDLQTLRRIKEVERRRISTYTEFHKDAKYVAGGNIWTVPCDVALPCATQNELNGNDAKTLVENGCIAVAEGANMPTTPEGIDIFQNARLAYGPGKAANAGGVATSALEMQQNASRDRWTFDHTQRRLEEIMIDIHKNCYETAAEFGSEGNYVLGANVAGFLRVARAMNAMGVI; this is encoded by the coding sequence ATGACTGCAAAACTTGATGAAAAGCTGGAACCCATCTTCCAGGACGTGCTGCACCGCAACCACGGCGAAAGCGAATTCCACCAGGCTGTCCATGAAGTTCTTGAGACTCTTGGCCCTGTTCTGGTGAAGTACCCCGAGTTTGCTGACAAGAAGATTATCCAGCGCATCTGCGAACCCGAACGCCAGATTATTTTCCGGGTGCCCTGGCAGGACGACAGCGGCGAGATCCATATCAACCGCGCCTTTCGCGTCGAATTCAACAGCGCTCTGGGACCCTACAAAGGTGGCATGCGTTTCCACCCGTCCGTTTACCTGGGCATCATAAAATTCCTGGGCTTCGAGCAGATTTTCAAGAACGCCCTCACCGGCCTGCCCATCGGCGGAGGCAAAGGCGGCAGCGACTTCGACCCCAAGGGCCGGTCTGATGACGAGATCATGCGTTTCTGCCAGAGCCTGATGACGGAACTCTATCGCCACCTGGGCGAATACACCGATGTTCCGGCCGGCGACATCGGCGTAGGCGGCCGCGAGATCGGTTACCTGTTCGGCCAGTACAAGCGCATCACCAACCGTTACGAGTCGGGCGTGCTGACCGGCAAAGGACTGGAATGGGGCGGTAGCTGCGCACGCACCGAAGCCACCGGGTACGGCACCGTTTTCTTCACCCATGAAATGCTCAAGGCCCGGGGCGATTCCCTCGACGGCAAGACCGTGGTCGTTTCCGGCTCCGGTAACGTCGCCATCTATGCCATCGAAAAGGCTCACGAACTGGGCGCCAAGGTGATCGCCTGCTCTGACTCCGGCGGCATGATCGTGCACGAGAAAGGCATCGACTTGCAGACTCTCCGGCGCATCAAGGAAGTGGAACGCCGTCGCATCAGCACCTACACTGAATTCCACAAGGATGCGAAATATGTGGCAGGCGGCAATATCTGGACCGTTCCCTGCGATGTGGCTCTTCCCTGCGCCACCCAGAACGAGCTCAATGGCAACGACGCCAAGACTCTCGTTGAAAACGGCTGTATTGCTGTCGCTGAAGGCGCCAACATGCCAACCACGCCAGAAGGCATTGATATCTTCCAGAATGCCAGACTGGCCTATGGCCCGGGCAAGGCTGCCAACGCGGGTGGTGTTGCCACCTCCGCGCTGGAAATGCAACAGAACGCCAGCCGCGACCGCTGGACGTTTGATCATACCCAGAGGCGGCTTGAGGAAATCATGATTGATATCCACAAGAACTGTTATGAAACCGCCGCCGAGTTCGGCTCCGAAGGCAACTACGTACTGGGCGCCAACGTTGCCGGGTTCCTCAGGGTTGCCAGAGCAATGAACGCAATGGGCGTTATCTGA